The Andrena cerasifolii isolate SP2316 chromosome 15, iyAndCera1_principal, whole genome shotgun sequence genome includes a window with the following:
- the LOC143376889 gene encoding uncharacterized protein LOC143376889, whose product MSGDASKYNLRCNRNVSEKMTKKDFVYDIRPPIQSCRKLEDGKYPIVLPLQLRRRQTSDSKTPQYTVICEKDDHGGGGDAVDLSEPRALRFECNFCGEQIATMLSLSTHVKSHRRRHCKHCYWILLENETMEEHVEVAHRIDPGILTNT is encoded by the exons ATGTCGGGGGACGCCAGCAAGTACAATCTTCGGTGCAACCGCAACGTCAGCGAGAAGATGACGAAGAAGGACTTCGTTTACGACATCCGGCCGCCGATCCAGAGCTGCAGGAAG CTGGAGGACGGGAAATATCCGATCGTTCTGCCGCTCCAGCTACGACGGAGGCAAACTTCTGACTCGAAGACACCACAGTACACCGTGATCTGCGAGAAGGATGACCATGGCGGTGGCGGCGACGCTGTCGAC CTTTCCGAGCCCCGAGCCTTGCGGTTCGAGTGCAACTTCTGCGGCGAGCAGATCGCCACCATGCTCTCGCTGTCCACGCACGTGAAGTCCCACCGTCGAAGGCACTGCAAGCACTGCTACTGGATTCTACTGGAGAACGAAACGATGGAGGAGCACGTTGAAGTCGCCCATCGAATCGATCCAGGTATCTTAACGAATACCTAA